From Polynucleobacter ibericus:
TTCATGCGGCTCTGGGCCTCACAGGAATTATTGTTACTAAGCTCGATGGCACTGCCAAGGGCGGAGTGATTTGTGCCCTGGCCCATACCCTACAAGATGTCCCAAAACCTGCTGTTTTAGCCTTAGGCAAGGGCGAAGGAATTGATGATTTAGCCCCCTTCACGGCAGGGCAATATTCATCTGAATTATTTAATTAAATCAAATACTTATAGATCATTAAAACCATTAGCACTCTCTTGACAAGAGTGCTAAAATAGACTTCTATTAACACCTCATATTTATAAAAAAATGGTTCAAAAGAAATCTGACAAACCGAATTTGCAAACACTGCCAGTCGCGCAGACTGCGGCGGCGTCTGCATTTCCAATGCTGCCAACTCTTGGGGTTGGCACTCTCGACTCATATATTGCGTACGTTAATCGCGTACCGATGCTCAGCGCTGCGGAAGAGTTACATCTTGCGCAGGAATTTCGTCGCACAGAAAATGTGGATGCTGCTAAAACTTTAGTGCTGTCACATTTACGCCTGGTGGTATCTGTTGCTCGCCAATATCTTGGCTATGGCATTCCACACGCTGACTTAATTCAAGAAGGCAATATTGGTTTGATGAAAGCAGTCAAACGCTACGACCCAAACAATGGTGCCCGCTTAGTGTCTTATGCAATTCATTGGATCAAAGCAGAGATTCATGAGTACATCCTTAAGAATTGGCGTTTAGTCAAAACTGCAACAACTAAAGCACAACGTAAGTTGTTCTTTAACTTGCGTAGCAATAAACCTACTCTGAGTGCACTCACTCCAAGCGAAGTAGATGCCTTAGCCAAAGCACTTGATGTCAAAGGTTCAGACGTTAAAGAAATGGAGATGCGTCTTGCGGGTGGTGATGTAGCGCTTGAAGGCGACGATAGTGATGATGAGGCTGCTTACGCACCAATTCAATGGCTTGCAGACAGCTCTCAGGAGCCTACTGCACGCATTGCCAGTGCTGAAGCTGATGCACTTCAAGGCCCCAAGCTGGATCAAGCCTTGATGGCATTAGACGACCGCAGTCGTAATATTGTGCAGTCTCGTTGGTTGGCAATGGATGCTGACGGTAATGGCACAAAAACATTACACGATCTTGCGGATGAATATGGCATCTCCGCAGAACGCGTTCGCCAAATCGAAACTGCTGCGCTAAAAAAGATGCGCGGCTTACTGCAAGCAGCCTAACTAAAAAGAAGTTCAATTAAGAACTTCTTTTGTCTCCTTACTTCAGCAATTCTTTCAAGTCATGCGCCAGGGTCTCTGGACCTTGAGCGTGCTTGATATATAAACGTAGGCGACCATCGGGATCAAATGCGTAGCTTCCTGCTGTGTGATCCATGGTGTAAGAGCCTGCCTTAGTTCCGGGCACTTTCTTGTAATAAATCTTAAAGTCCTTAGTTACCTTCTCTAAGCCAGCCTCGTCTGCAGGACGAAGACCCAAGAAACGAGGGTCAAATGCAGGCACATATTGCTTCAAAATCTCGGCAGTATCACGCTCTGGGTCTACTGTCACAAAAAGCACCTGCACCTTATCTGACTGGGGCCCCAATAGGGTCATGACTTGCTGCATTTCAGTTAAGGTCGTTGGGCAGATATCGGGGCACTGGGTATAGCCAAAGAACATCACTACCACTTTGCCTTTAAAGTCAGCCAAGGTTCTCACCTTGCCATCAGGATCCAGCAAGCTAAAGTCTTTACCAAAGGCTGTACTGCCAGTGATATCTATATTTTTGAATTCTGGTTTAGGACTACATGCAGTCAATACAAAACAAAGGATGGCTACAAAGCAAGCACGCAAAAAATTCATATGGATCTCAGAGGAAATAATGGTCTACCAAGAGCGCTGCAAAAAGTAGCGAAAGATAGGTAATGGAAAAACGGAAGGTTCTCTTGGCCAAGTCATCGCTGTAAGAAATAAAGAGCGCAATCACGTAAGCCAAGAACATTAGACCAAGAATAATTGCCGACACCAAATAGATAATGCCGCTCATGCCGTAAATATAAGGCAACATCGTAGCCGCAATCAATATCAGGGTGTAGAGCACGATATTGAGTAGCGTAAAGCGTTCTCCATGGGTCACGGGCAACATTGGCAGACCCGATTGAACATAGTCATCACGACGATATAAAGCCAACGCCCAAAAATGTGGGGGCGTCCATACAAAAATAATCAGAACTAAAAGCCAAGCCTCAGCAGAGACGGTATTGGTTACCGCTGCCCAACCCAGTGCTGGTGGCATAGCGCCCGATAAGCCGCCAATCACAATATTTTGTGGTGTAGCTGGTTTCAGTAACCAGGTATAGATCACTGCATAACCAACGAATGTAGCAAGTGTTAACCACATCGTTAAGGGATTGCAAAAATTCCACAAAATAATCATTCCGAGCGAACCCAGAATGATGGAGAAAACAATAATATGAAAAGGGGTTACTTCGCCTGTAGCAGATGGACGCCAAGAAGTACGTTTCATCTTGGCATCTACGGCTTGTTCAATCAAACAGTTCACCGCAAATGCAGCTCCCGCCAAAAGCCAAATACCCACGATGCCCCCAAAGAGCACTGGATAAGGAACCATCCCAGGTGTT
This genomic window contains:
- the cyoE gene encoding heme o synthase, giving the protein MSDSKTSVTVAMPRWRQYWVLTKPRVTQLAVFCAVIGMFLATPGMVPYPVLFGGIVGIWLLAGAAFAVNCLIEQAVDAKMKRTSWRPSATGEVTPFHIIVFSIILGSLGMIILWNFCNPLTMWLTLATFVGYAVIYTWLLKPATPQNIVIGGLSGAMPPALGWAAVTNTVSAEAWLLVLIIFVWTPPHFWALALYRRDDYVQSGLPMLPVTHGERFTLLNIVLYTLILIAATMLPYIYGMSGIIYLVSAIILGLMFLAYVIALFISYSDDLAKRTFRFSITYLSLLFAALLVDHYFL
- the rpoH gene encoding RNA polymerase sigma factor RpoH — encoded protein: MVQKKSDKPNLQTLPVAQTAAASAFPMLPTLGVGTLDSYIAYVNRVPMLSAAEELHLAQEFRRTENVDAAKTLVLSHLRLVVSVARQYLGYGIPHADLIQEGNIGLMKAVKRYDPNNGARLVSYAIHWIKAEIHEYILKNWRLVKTATTKAQRKLFFNLRSNKPTLSALTPSEVDALAKALDVKGSDVKEMEMRLAGGDVALEGDDSDDEAAYAPIQWLADSSQEPTARIASAEADALQGPKLDQALMALDDRSRNIVQSRWLAMDADGNGTKTLHDLADEYGISAERVRQIETAALKKMRGLLQAA
- a CDS encoding SCO family protein; this translates as MNFLRACFVAILCFVLTACSPKPEFKNIDITGSTAFGKDFSLLDPDGKVRTLADFKGKVVVMFFGYTQCPDICPTTLTEMQQVMTLLGPQSDKVQVLFVTVDPERDTAEILKQYVPAFDPRFLGLRPADEAGLEKVTKDFKIYYKKVPGTKAGSYTMDHTAGSYAFDPDGRLRLYIKHAQGPETLAHDLKELLK